The proteins below are encoded in one region of Aequorivita iocasae:
- a CDS encoding DNA polymerase III subunit codes for MDFSEVIGHQHIKSHLSATIENGRIPHAQLFAGVNGSGLLPMAIAYASELLCSQFEKGSPESISCKNKVSKLAHPDLHFVYPVNTSDIAKKNAISDNYAEGWRSFVLNNPYASLFEWLQSIGIEKKQGNISKYEAENISKKLSLKAFEGGYKVMIIWMADNMNSECANKILKLVEEPTEKTVLLLLTEREEQIITTIRSRCQKLTFPLLSEADISENLVQKLQINESLALQTARRSRGDFNKALQLLEETGEDEIFEKWFISWVRTAFRAKGNKGAINNLLDWSDELAGQGRETQKKFLAYCIEVFRQALLKNYNADSLLFFKANDSSFSLPKFAPFVHQNNIFEINSALEDASYHIERNGNAKIIFTDLSIKLTRLIHQAELS; via the coding sequence AAATCACACCTTTCAGCAACTATTGAAAACGGCCGAATTCCACACGCACAGCTATTTGCGGGGGTTAACGGGAGTGGTTTGTTGCCTATGGCCATTGCTTACGCTTCAGAGCTTCTTTGCAGCCAATTTGAAAAAGGAAGTCCCGAATCTATTTCTTGTAAAAACAAAGTTTCAAAATTGGCCCATCCAGATTTGCATTTTGTTTATCCCGTAAATACAAGTGATATTGCAAAAAAAAATGCCATATCAGATAATTACGCCGAAGGGTGGCGCAGTTTTGTATTGAACAATCCTTACGCCTCGCTTTTTGAATGGCTTCAAAGTATTGGAATTGAAAAAAAACAAGGAAATATTAGCAAATACGAAGCGGAGAATATTTCAAAAAAACTGTCATTAAAAGCTTTTGAAGGTGGCTACAAGGTTATGATTATCTGGATGGCCGATAATATGAACAGTGAATGTGCCAATAAAATTCTTAAATTAGTTGAAGAGCCTACGGAAAAAACAGTGCTATTGCTTTTGACCGAAAGAGAGGAGCAAATTATTACCACCATACGTTCACGTTGTCAAAAGTTAACTTTCCCGTTACTTTCTGAAGCCGATATTTCCGAAAATTTGGTTCAAAAATTACAGATCAACGAATCTCTTGCCCTTCAAACTGCGCGTAGATCGCGCGGTGATTTTAACAAGGCGTTACAATTATTGGAAGAAACGGGTGAAGACGAAATTTTTGAGAAATGGTTCATCAGTTGGGTGCGGACTGCTTTTAGAGCAAAAGGAAACAAAGGAGCTATCAATAATTTGCTTGATTGGAGTGATGAACTTGCCGGACAAGGCCGCGAAACGCAAAAAAAATTTCTTGCCTATTGTATTGAGGTTTTTAGACAGGCGCTTTTGAAAAATTATAATGCAGATTCCCTCTTGTTTTTTAAAGCAAATGATTCATCTTTTTCCCTTCCAAAATTTGCACCTTTTGTTCATCAAAATAATATTTTTGAAATCAATTCAGCGTTGGAAGATGCTTCTTATCACATTGAACGAAATGGTAATGCTAAAATTATTTTTACTGATCTCTCAATCAAATTAACCCGATTAATTCACCAAGCAGAGTTGTCATAA